One window of the Dehalococcoidia bacterium genome contains the following:
- a CDS encoding iron ABC transporter substrate-binding protein — protein sequence MAAASAAQEASDAAKLAANAAMTAPTTSKEDPGRLVIYSGRSESLVAPIIEQFAEVTGVDVQVKYGSTFALAATLLEEGSNSPADVFFAQDPGGLGAVSSMLSALPADVVLKVPEWARASDGSWVGISGRARVLVYSTELVSEDELPTSVMDLTDPKWKGKLGWPPSNASFRTMVTAMRQMWGEDETRQWLLDMQKNEPGVFPKNTPIVAAAGAGEVAIGLVNHYYLHRFIQESGDDFAARNLFLKSGGPDSLVMVAGAGILDTGENRDNAESFMRFMLSTVAQQYFAGQTFEYPLVDGVKTHRLLPPIDTLNSPDIELSTLSDLAGTDALLRETGVIP from the coding sequence ATGGCCGCTGCATCGGCAGCGCAGGAGGCGAGCGACGCCGCCAAGCTGGCCGCTAATGCAGCCATGACTGCCCCGACCACCTCGAAGGAAGACCCCGGGAGGTTGGTCATCTACTCCGGGCGCAGCGAGTCCCTCGTGGCGCCAATCATCGAGCAGTTCGCCGAAGTTACGGGCGTAGACGTCCAGGTCAAGTACGGCAGCACCTTCGCCCTGGCTGCCACGCTTCTGGAGGAGGGTTCCAACTCTCCAGCCGACGTCTTCTTTGCGCAGGACCCAGGCGGCCTCGGAGCAGTCTCATCGATGCTGTCCGCCCTGCCGGCGGACGTAGTCCTGAAGGTGCCCGAGTGGGCCAGAGCTTCAGACGGCTCCTGGGTGGGCATATCCGGAAGGGCACGTGTACTGGTGTACAGCACTGAGCTCGTCAGTGAAGACGAACTGCCCACATCGGTGATGGACCTGACGGACCCCAAGTGGAAGGGCAAGCTGGGCTGGCCTCCGAGCAACGCCTCGTTCCGCACGATGGTAACGGCCATGCGACAGATGTGGGGCGAGGACGAAACCCGCCAGTGGCTGCTCGACATGCAGAAGAATGAGCCGGGCGTGTTCCCGAAGAACACTCCCATCGTGGCGGCCGCAGGCGCGGGTGAAGTCGCCATCGGACTGGTCAATCACTACTACCTGCACAGGTTCATCCAGGAGTCGGGCGACGACTTCGCCGCACGCAACCTGTTCCTGAAGAGTGGCGGCCCCGACAGCCTCGTCATGGTTGCCGGAGCAGGCATACTGGACACCGGCGAGAACCGCGACAACGCAGAGTCTTTCATGCGATTCATGCTGTCAACGGTCGCGCAGCAGTACTTCGCCGGCCAGACATTCGAGTATCCGTTGGTGGATGGCGTGAAGACGCATCGTCTGCTGCCCCCGATCGATACTCTCAACAGCCCGGACATAGAGTTGAGTACGCTGTCGGACCTCGCGGGGACCGACGCGCTCCTCAGAGAGACCGGAGTAATTCCCTAG
- a CDS encoding anion permease, translating to MSSSPPSIETEARSTRQTVATVLRVLAPVAVFAVCLLLPAPDGLTPEGQAALAVMCLAVILWATETLHIAVTGIVGIVLLILVGGVSDVGEALYGFSQPVAYFLIGILTLGMAVHRSGLAERVSTLLMRGTGGNPVLLYIQMLFSFAALTFALPSASTRGAILVHIYEQVMESWDIPKDHSYHKAVMIALGSLNRLGSTALLAGGVTPVVASGLLGDFSWGRWFILMSVPFYVNLIIGGTLLFLLYRSGFRVDADDGAQILETGPITAVEVRAGAIALFTALMWFTDFAHGLHPSVPALIAFCLILMPRVGVLNWRELEQNLGWGNFIVIASTLSLAHALVSSGAAAWFSESLVGWIGGLSSNPWLFLLALCCCAAVVRSLLPNIAGYLALVIPVAMAAGEAVGLNPLVCGMAIVVIGDTPVYYPAGSTSGVFIFERAAVRAIEVIRFGLIMTVVAIGTLFLLVLPFWSLVGEPLVN from the coding sequence ATGTCATCCAGCCCCCCTTCAATCGAAACTGAGGCACGCAGCACGCGGCAGACGGTTGCGACCGTGCTCAGAGTGCTTGCTCCGGTCGCGGTATTTGCCGTCTGTCTGTTGCTGCCCGCTCCTGACGGGCTGACGCCTGAGGGCCAGGCTGCTCTGGCGGTGATGTGCCTTGCCGTCATTCTGTGGGCCACTGAGACGCTTCACATCGCGGTCACGGGGATAGTCGGCATTGTGCTGCTAATACTGGTAGGCGGCGTCTCGGATGTCGGCGAGGCGCTTTACGGCTTCTCTCAGCCGGTGGCCTATTTTCTGATCGGTATCCTGACCCTGGGCATGGCTGTTCACAGGTCCGGGCTGGCAGAACGGGTCTCCACCCTGCTGATGCGCGGCACGGGAGGCAATCCCGTTCTCCTCTATATACAGATGCTCTTCTCGTTTGCCGCGCTGACGTTCGCTCTGCCGTCCGCCAGCACGCGTGGGGCGATACTCGTACACATCTACGAGCAGGTGATGGAGAGTTGGGACATCCCGAAGGACCACTCCTACCACAAGGCGGTGATGATAGCGCTGGGTTCGCTGAACCGCCTGGGCTCAACTGCTCTCCTGGCAGGTGGAGTCACGCCGGTGGTGGCTTCCGGGCTCTTGGGAGACTTCTCATGGGGACGATGGTTCATCCTGATGAGCGTCCCGTTCTACGTCAACCTGATCATCGGTGGGACGCTCCTGTTTCTGCTGTACCGGTCGGGGTTCAGGGTCGACGCGGATGACGGTGCGCAGATCTTGGAGACAGGCCCGATCACCGCAGTGGAGGTACGAGCGGGGGCTATTGCGCTGTTCACGGCGCTGATGTGGTTCACCGACTTCGCCCACGGGCTGCACCCCTCGGTGCCAGCGCTGATAGCTTTCTGCCTGATACTGATGCCGCGTGTCGGCGTCTTGAACTGGAGGGAGCTGGAGCAGAACCTGGGCTGGGGCAACTTCATCGTCATCGCGTCGACGCTATCCCTGGCCCACGCGCTGGTCAGCAGCGGGGCTGCCGCATGGTTCTCCGAAAGCCTGGTCGGATGGATTGGAGGACTGAGCAGCAACCCGTGGCTGTTTCTCCTCGCCCTGTGTTGCTGTGCCGCTGTTGTCCGCTCGCTGCTGCCCAACATCGCGGGCTACCTGGCGCTGGTGATTCCGGTAGCGATGGCGGCAGGTGAAGCGGTGGGCCTGAACCCGCTGGTATGCGGAATGGCAATAGTCGTGATCGGGGACACGCCTGTGTACTACCCTGCTGGCTCCACATCGGGGGTCTTCATATTCGAACGCGCGGCAGTCAGGGCCATCGAGGTAATCCGGTTCGGCCTGATAATGACCGTCGTGGCCATCGGCACACTTTTTCTGCTGGTCTTACCATTCTGGAGCCTGGTGGGCGAGCCGCTGGTGAACTAG
- a CDS encoding ABC transporter permease, translated as MTGYIVRRVFLIVPTLLLLGTLLFFMLQFIPGDVASTLLASEENAATPEAIEKLRKQLGLADPLHEQYFRWLGKMVRGDLGYSAYFNQSVWDAIKPKIDVTVTLALLGVFVAIVISIPVGVLSALFRGSAFDQAVRAVSAIGMAVPAFWLGIMILLVLSRGVGWAPPAQHADILDDPIKALQRFMFPALILGFRSAAVISRMIRSMMLEVLNEDYVRTAWSKGLLPRVVIVKHALRNALLPVVTMLGMLFASLLDGAVVLETVFNLPGIGLHLIESVRGRDAAMVLGMVLMIGVFMMIWILLIDLSYKVLDPRRSSA; from the coding sequence TTGACAGGATATATCGTCCGTCGGGTATTTCTGATCGTACCGACGCTCTTGCTGCTCGGGACGCTCCTTTTCTTCATGCTCCAGTTCATTCCCGGAGACGTCGCTTCGACACTCCTCGCCAGCGAGGAGAATGCAGCGACTCCGGAGGCCATTGAGAAGCTGCGAAAGCAGCTTGGGCTCGCCGATCCACTTCACGAGCAGTACTTCAGGTGGCTCGGGAAGATGGTGCGCGGCGACCTTGGCTACTCAGCCTACTTCAACCAGTCGGTCTGGGATGCGATCAAGCCCAAGATCGACGTAACGGTGACGCTCGCCCTGCTGGGCGTTTTCGTAGCCATTGTCATATCCATTCCCGTAGGTGTCTTATCAGCGCTGTTCAGGGGTAGTGCGTTCGATCAGGCCGTGCGCGCCGTCAGCGCAATAGGCATGGCGGTACCCGCGTTCTGGCTGGGCATAATGATCCTGCTGGTCCTCTCAAGAGGAGTAGGATGGGCGCCGCCGGCCCAGCACGCCGACATACTTGATGACCCAATCAAGGCGCTCCAGCGCTTTATGTTCCCCGCGCTCATCCTGGGTTTCCGCTCTGCCGCCGTCATCAGCAGGATGATCCGCTCCATGATGCTGGAGGTGCTGAACGAGGACTACGTAAGGACCGCGTGGTCCAAGGGGCTGCTGCCCAGGGTGGTCATCGTGAAGCACGCCCTGAGAAACGCGCTGCTGCCGGTTGTGACGATGCTCGGAATGCTTTTCGCATCACTTCTCGACGGCGCTGTCGTGCTCGAGACCGTCTTCAACCTCCCCGGAATCGGCCTGCACCTGATCGAGTCCGTCAGGGGCAGAGATGCGGCGATGGTGCTGGGCATGGTCCTGATGATCGGCGTGTTCATGATGATATGGATTCTGCTGATCGACCTCTCCTATAAGGTACTGGATCCCAGACGTTCAAGCGCCTGA